The Candidatus Thermoplasmatota archaeon DNA segment CTCATAGGTTTTGATAAGGATCGGTAGTCGAGGATGTCCTGGTATAGAGAGGTACGTTGCAATATCTTTCATTGTGACAAAAACACTCTGATCGACTGATGATGTTTGGATGTTGATTTGTGGTGTGATAATACTGTCTGTAACTGAATGTGATGTTTGATGTTCTGCGTGACCTAACGGAATTCCAATGCTTGATAGAACAAGTATTCCTACTATCATGATATGTATTTTATTTTTCTTCATTGTGGTATATTCCCCCAGAATTTTAATTTTATACTGATTCATATTATAGTCTGTAGGTAATTAAATTTTTCGGGTTTCCTTTGATGGAACAACTTTGATGGATGAACCTAGAATTATATGAAAAACTATATCAGTAGCATTACCATTATCAGGATTGAATATGCTATGACTGAAAAAATACCACAACACACCCACTGTCATATCTGCGGTAAGGCGGTACCTGTTTCGGAAACCCTCTGTTCAGAAGACTGTAAACAACGATATCAAAAGATGATGAAAAAACGACGACTCTGGATATATCTTATGTGGGCTCTGATTGCATTTACTATTATCATCATG contains these protein-coding regions:
- a CDS encoding DUF2116 family Zn-ribbon domain-containing protein; translation: MKNYISSITIIRIEYAMTEKIPQHTHCHICGKAVPVSETLCSEDCKQRYQKMMKKRRLWIYLMWALIAFTIIIMIVVPRLG